Genomic DNA from Streptomyces sp. AM 2-1-1:
CGGTTCTACCGGGTCGACCCGGCCCGCTCACGAGCCACCGGCGGCACCGGCCTGGGGCTCGCCATCGTCAAACACGTGGCCGCCTCGCACGGCGGGGAGGTCACCGTGTGGAGCTCAGAGGGACAGGGCTCCACCTTCACCCTGCGGCTGCCCGAGACGGGCACCGTACGGGACCGCACCAGTGCCGGCGGACCACTCCTCGTCAACGGTGACGACAAGGGACCGTTCGCGACAGCTACTTTTGAACCCTTTCCTGCCCCGGAGGCTCTTCCGTGACCCGAGTGCTTGTCGTCGAGGATGAGGAATCCTTCAGCGACGTCCTGTCCTACATGCTGCGCAAGGAGGGTTTCGAGGTCGCCGTGGCGGCGACGGGTCCCGACGGGCTCGACGAGTTCGACCGCAACGGCGCCGATCTCGTCCTGCTCGACCTCATGCTCCCGGGTCTGCCCGGTACCGAGGTCTGCCGCCAGCTGCGCAACCGCTCCAACGTCCCGGTGATCATGGTCACCGCCAAGGACAGCGAGATCGACAAGGTGGTCGGTCTGGAGATAGGAGCCGACGACTACGTCACCAAGCCGTTCTCCTCCCGCGAGCTGGTGGCGCGCATCCGCGCGGTGCTCCGCCGCCGGGGCGAGCCGGAGGAGATCACGCCGGCGGCCCTGGAGGCCGGCCCGGTCCGCATGGACGTCGACCGTCACGTGGTCACCGTCTCCGGCGGCAAGGTGGACCTCCCGCTCAAGGAGTTCGACCTCCTGGAGATGCTGCTGCGCAACGCGGGCCGGGTGCTGACCCGCATGCAGCTCATCGACCGGGTATGGGGCGCCGACTACGTGGGCGACACCAAGACCCTCGACGTGCACGTCAAGCGCCTGCGCGCCAAGATCGAGCCCGACCCGGGGGCCCCGCGCTACCTGGTGACCGTGCGCGGTCTGGGCTACAAGTTCGAGCCGTAAACCGGTGGCCGGCGGGACCTCCCCAGGCTGTCTGCGACGGCCTGGGGTGTGTGTTCCGCGCACCCGTGGACGAAGGGCGCCTCCCCTCGGGGAAGCGCCCTTCGTCCATGCACGCGGTCGCGCGGCTCCGCGCCGGGGTTCACTCCGGCGCGGGTCGCGCGCGGTGGGTCACTCCGCGGCGGCGGACTCGCCGTCCGACGGGTTCGCCGAGTCTTCGGCCGAAGCGGAGTCGGACGGGCTCGCCGATGCGTCCGGCGAGGCGGAGGCGTCGGCCGACCCGGAGGCCTCCGGGGAGGCGGCGTCGGAGGGCAGCGCGCTCGGCCCGAAGCCCTCGAAGTACGAGAGGGACGGGACGACGGTGGCGCCGAGGCTGATGTCACCGCTCTCGCTGAGCTGGAAGACGACCTGCTCGACGTTGCCGTCCTGGGTGGCCTGACGGCCGTTCTCGATGACGGCGGAGGCGTTGCCCTCGCCACCGAGGAGCACCTGGCCGCCGGCCGGGACCACGAGCGGCCCGTCACCCTTGGCGGGGTGCAGCTTCACCTCGGTGTGGGACCGGGGCAGCGTGATGCTTTCCAGGGTCTCGTCCTCGGTTCCCTGGTTGAACACGGCTCCGGTGACCACGGCGGGGCCCTCGGCCTGCTCGGGCTGCGTGACGACGTTCACGTTCTGGATCTTGATGTCGCCGACCGAGGTGGCGGCATTGTCCGGCCTGACCTGGAGCGTTGCCGCGTCGTTGCCCGCGGCGCACGCGGACAGCGAGGCGATCGAGATCACGAGGGCAGTGGCGGCGAGAGCGCCGTGTCGAAGGCTGCGGCTCACGGCGGCGGCAACTCCTTGAACGATCGGACTGCGGACTTCGGACGTTGTGCTCAGGTGCACTGCACGACCCGCGCGGGGCGGCGGAACCCAGTGAAGTAAAGCCGCCCTAAGGGTGTGTCAGCGGCCTTAGGCTACCGAGCCGCCGCTCACGCCCCGCACCCGACCCGCCCCTTTCCGCCGCGGCTCTTCACCGGGACCCGGACGGGCCGCCCGGAGCCGCGCCGGTAGCCGCACCGTGAAGGGCTGCGGGAGGGCCGGCGGGCCGGTGCCCGCAACGGTGCGCACGGGCGGCGTGGGCGACGGTGGGCGGGCGGCGTGGGCGACGGAGCGCGGGCAGCGTGGTCGGCGGCGGGCGCTGCGGCCCGGAGCCCGCGTACGCCGCGCCGGAGCCGCGCCCGGGCGTCGGTCGGGTGTCGGCCGGCGTCGTCCGCGGGCCGTCGTTCGCCGGGAGGATCACGCGGCCCCGGGCGGCGCGGCCCGCATCCGGAGTCCCCATAACGCGAATGATCAATTCTCGCGGGTGATGGCGCATTTCGTGGCGGGAAAGTGCACAGGGACCGTTGTCGGAGGCCGGTTGATCAATTCCAATGGATCGGCGAAAGTTCCGTCGATCGTGTGATCGATCTCCGAACGTCTGGGGGAAAGCGCGACTCCTCGAAACCGGCAAAACGGGATCTTTAACCCGTTCGGACAAGGTTCGCGCGCGCGGGAGCGGTGCGTTTCCGGCCGGTCGTACAACGGCTCCGACCTGCGAATACCGTCTCGGCGCGGGCCCGCGCAGCACGTTCCGGATGCTGTTGTCAAGCCCCGAGATATGCCCTGACCTGCGAAAACGCCATTCAGGAGGAGCCGTTCTCGTGTTACCCTGGATAGCCACGGAAGGGGTACCTGTCACATGACGTTCAAGGTTGGCGACACCGTGGTCTATCCCCATCACGGGGCCGCGCTGATCGAGGCTATCGAAACTCGCCAGATCAAAGGCGTGGACAAGACCTACTTGGTGCTCAAGGTCGCTCAGGGCGACTTGACGGTACGTGTGCCGGCGGACAATGCGGAGTTCGTAGGCGTGCGCGACGTTGTCGGGCAGGAGGGGCTGGACCGGGTCTTCGAGGTGCTGCGCGCACCGTATGCGGAAGAGCCGACGAACTGGTCCCGCCGCTACAAGGCAAATCTGGAGAAGCTCGCTTCTGGCGACGTGATCAAGGTCGCCGAGGTAGTACGCGACCTGTGGCGTCGTGAGCGCGAGCGCGGACTCTCCGCCGGAGAAAAGCGCATGCTCGCCAAGGCCCGCCAGATCCTGGTGAGTGAGCTCGCTCTCGCGGAGAACACGAACGAGGACAAGGCCGAAGCCCTGCTCGACGAGGTTCTCGCGTCCTGATCCGGCTCACGCCGGTTGTTTGAACATCGCCGCGGTGCCCGCTGACCAGCCGTCTTGCACGGCGCGTCTCCGGGCACCGCGGCATGTTCGTCTCCGCGTGCCTCGTCCCCTCCGCGCGCACGACTCATCAGCACGCCGTGCGCGCGAGCGGAGCCGCGGCTCCACCGGGGGACGGACCTGTCGTCCGTCGCGCTGTGTGTCTTCTCGCCCACCACGTCTTCTGCTCGCGTGGGCGCTGTTCATGTCACGCAGTCCGGGTTTCCGGAGACCGGTACGGCAGGTTTCCGATGCGGCGGCAACCAGCCGCACCGGCACCGCGTGCGGGGAGCGGACGCGTGGGCGTCCGGCGCTTTCCAAGATTCTTTTTCGGCCACCCGGATACGGCTGAATTCGGCCGGATACCGGGTGGTGGTCGCGCCGGCCCCGGT
This window encodes:
- a CDS encoding response regulator transcription factor — protein: MTRVLVVEDEESFSDVLSYMLRKEGFEVAVAATGPDGLDEFDRNGADLVLLDLMLPGLPGTEVCRQLRNRSNVPVIMVTAKDSEIDKVVGLEIGADDYVTKPFSSRELVARIRAVLRRRGEPEEITPAALEAGPVRMDVDRHVVTVSGGKVDLPLKEFDLLEMLLRNAGRVLTRMQLIDRVWGADYVGDTKTLDVHVKRLRAKIEPDPGAPRYLVTVRGLGYKFEP
- a CDS encoding DUF461 domain-containing protein; protein product: MSRSLRHGALAATALVISIASLSACAAGNDAATLQVRPDNAATSVGDIKIQNVNVVTQPEQAEGPAVVTGAVFNQGTEDETLESITLPRSHTEVKLHPAKGDGPLVVPAGGQVLLGGEGNASAVIENGRQATQDGNVEQVVFQLSESGDISLGATVVPSLSYFEGFGPSALPSDAASPEASGSADASASPDASASPSDSASAEDSANPSDGESAAAE
- a CDS encoding CarD family transcriptional regulator, encoding MTFKVGDTVVYPHHGAALIEAIETRQIKGVDKTYLVLKVAQGDLTVRVPADNAEFVGVRDVVGQEGLDRVFEVLRAPYAEEPTNWSRRYKANLEKLASGDVIKVAEVVRDLWRRERERGLSAGEKRMLAKARQILVSELALAENTNEDKAEALLDEVLAS